A single region of the Lotus japonicus ecotype B-129 chromosome 4, LjGifu_v1.2 genome encodes:
- the LOC130713552 gene encoding uncharacterized protein LOC130713552 isoform X1, with amino-acid sequence MASLLRIRTLRNHGSTLISSSALQQGFSRSYSVIESLEQCASQSDDEEIATLRREYEAAKQSFLKIPDALKQMPKMNPKGIYVNKNLRLDNLQVYGFDYDYTLAHYSTHLQTLIYDLAKEYMVNEVSSNHLSRAVCFYNCGCSFSYSFCCLFQLRYPEICMGFKYDAAFPIRGLCYDKSKGCLLKLDFFGSIEPDGCYYGRRRLSPKEIRDIYGTRHIGRDQARSLVGLMDFFCFSEACLLADIVQYFVDAKLEFDASYIYEDVVRAIEHVHRSGIVHQGILSDPHKYLVKNGKILCFLKMLRERGKKLFLLTNSPYHFVDGGMRFMLEDSMDCRDSWTELFDVVIAKANKPQFYTSEHPFRCYDTQKDTLTFTKVDKFHQDKIYYHGCLKSFLQITKWKGPEVIYFGDHLFSDLRGPSKAGWRTAAIIHELENEIQIQNEDTYRFEQAKFHIIQELLGKLHATAANSLRTAACNSLLEELNVERLKARNKMKMMFNRSFGATFLTSTGQESAFAHNIHQYADVYTSKPENFLLHSPEAWLHVPFDVKIMPHHVKVASNLFKTG; translated from the exons ATGGCTTCTCTTCTTCGTATTCGAACCCTTCGTAATCAC GGTTCCACGCTGATTTCATCTTCTGCACTCCAACAAG GGTTTTCGCGAAGCTACAGCGTCATTGAATCATTGGAGCAGTGTGCGTCGCAATCTGATGATGAGGAGATAGCCACTCTCCGTCGCGAATACGAAGCTGCCAAACAGAGTTTTCTTAAGATTCCTGATGCACTCAAACAAATGCCCAAAATGAATCCCAAAG GCATTTATGTGAATAAGAATCTGAGATTGGACAATTTGCAAGTTTATGGGTTCGATTACGATTACACTTTGGCACATTACTCGACCCATTTGCAGACTCTGATATATGACCTTGCCAAGGAGTATATGGTTAATGAGGTTAGCTCCAATCATCTGTCTCGGGCTGTTTGTTTTTACAACTGTGGTTGTTCGTTTTCTTACTCTTTTTGTTGCTTATTTCAGCTTAGGTATCCAGAGATTTGCATGGGTTTTAAATATGATGCAGCTTTCCCCATTAGAGGACTTTGCTATGATAAGTCAAAAGGGTGTCTCTTGAAGCTGGATTTCTTTGGTTCAATTGAGCCAGACGGATGCTACTATGGTAGACGAAGG CTAAGCCCAAAGGAAATACGTGATATATATGGCACACGGCATATTGGTCGTGATCAAGCCCGATCACTTGTTGGTTTGATGGATTTCTTCTGCTTTAGTGAG GCATGCCTCCTTGCAGATATAGTGCAATACTTCGTTGATGCTAAGCTAGAATTTGATGCTTCCTACATTTATGAAGATGTTGTTCGTGCAATTGAACATGTCCACCGAAGTGGCATCGTTCATCAAGGAATTCTCTCTGATCCACACAAATACTTAGTTAAAAAT GGAAAGATATTATGTTTTCTTAAGATGCTAAGGGAGAGGGGGAAGAAGCTTTTCTTGTTGACCAATTCTCCTTATCACTTTGTGGATGGAGGGATGCGTTTTATGTTAGAG GATTCTATGGATTGTAGAGACTCCTGGACAGAACTGTTTGATGTTGTGATTGCTAAGGCAAATAAACCACAGTTTTATACATCTGAGCATCCATTCCG TTGTTATGACACACAGAAGGACACATTAACTTTTACCAAGGTTGATAAATTTCATcaagataaaatatattatcATGGATGCCTCAAATCCTTTCTTCAAATAACCAAGTGGAAAGGCCCGGAG GTGATATATTTTGGAGATCACCTATTTAGCGACTTAAGAGGGCCCTCAAAGGCAGGTTGGCGCACCGCCGCCATTATACATGAACTGGAG AATGAAATACAAATACAAAATGAAGATACCTACCGCTTTGAGCAG GCAAAGTTTCATATAATACAGGAGCTACTCGGTAAGTTGCATGCAACTGCAGCTAATAGTCTGAGAACTGCAGCTTGCAATTCGCTTCTGGAAGAACTTAATGTGGAGAGACTAAAAGCACGcaacaagatgaagatgatgtttaACAGATCTTTTGGAGCTACATTCCTAACTAGCACAGGGCAAGAATCTGCTTTTGCTCATAACATTCACCAGTATGCAGATGTTTATACCAGTAAGCCAGAGAATTTTCTTCTCCATTCACCTGAAGCATGGCTTCATGTTCCGTTTGATGTCAAGATCATGCCTCATCATGTCAAG GTTGCGTCAAATTTGTTCAAAACTGGATGA
- the LOC130713552 gene encoding uncharacterized protein LOC130713552 isoform X2 translates to MASLLRIRTLRNHGSTLISSSALQQGFSRSYSVIESLEQCASQSDDEEIATLRREYEAAKQSFLKIPDALKQMPKMNPKGIYVNKNLRLDNLQVYGFDYDYTLAHYSTHLQTLIYDLAKEYMVNELRYPEICMGFKYDAAFPIRGLCYDKSKGCLLKLDFFGSIEPDGCYYGRRRLSPKEIRDIYGTRHIGRDQARSLVGLMDFFCFSEACLLADIVQYFVDAKLEFDASYIYEDVVRAIEHVHRSGIVHQGILSDPHKYLVKNGKILCFLKMLRERGKKLFLLTNSPYHFVDGGMRFMLEDSMDCRDSWTELFDVVIAKANKPQFYTSEHPFRCYDTQKDTLTFTKVDKFHQDKIYYHGCLKSFLQITKWKGPEVIYFGDHLFSDLRGPSKAGWRTAAIIHELENEIQIQNEDTYRFEQAKFHIIQELLGKLHATAANSLRTAACNSLLEELNVERLKARNKMKMMFNRSFGATFLTSTGQESAFAHNIHQYADVYTSKPENFLLHSPEAWLHVPFDVKIMPHHVKVASNLFKTG, encoded by the exons ATGGCTTCTCTTCTTCGTATTCGAACCCTTCGTAATCAC GGTTCCACGCTGATTTCATCTTCTGCACTCCAACAAG GGTTTTCGCGAAGCTACAGCGTCATTGAATCATTGGAGCAGTGTGCGTCGCAATCTGATGATGAGGAGATAGCCACTCTCCGTCGCGAATACGAAGCTGCCAAACAGAGTTTTCTTAAGATTCCTGATGCACTCAAACAAATGCCCAAAATGAATCCCAAAG GCATTTATGTGAATAAGAATCTGAGATTGGACAATTTGCAAGTTTATGGGTTCGATTACGATTACACTTTGGCACATTACTCGACCCATTTGCAGACTCTGATATATGACCTTGCCAAGGAGTATATGGTTAATGAG CTTAGGTATCCAGAGATTTGCATGGGTTTTAAATATGATGCAGCTTTCCCCATTAGAGGACTTTGCTATGATAAGTCAAAAGGGTGTCTCTTGAAGCTGGATTTCTTTGGTTCAATTGAGCCAGACGGATGCTACTATGGTAGACGAAGG CTAAGCCCAAAGGAAATACGTGATATATATGGCACACGGCATATTGGTCGTGATCAAGCCCGATCACTTGTTGGTTTGATGGATTTCTTCTGCTTTAGTGAG GCATGCCTCCTTGCAGATATAGTGCAATACTTCGTTGATGCTAAGCTAGAATTTGATGCTTCCTACATTTATGAAGATGTTGTTCGTGCAATTGAACATGTCCACCGAAGTGGCATCGTTCATCAAGGAATTCTCTCTGATCCACACAAATACTTAGTTAAAAAT GGAAAGATATTATGTTTTCTTAAGATGCTAAGGGAGAGGGGGAAGAAGCTTTTCTTGTTGACCAATTCTCCTTATCACTTTGTGGATGGAGGGATGCGTTTTATGTTAGAG GATTCTATGGATTGTAGAGACTCCTGGACAGAACTGTTTGATGTTGTGATTGCTAAGGCAAATAAACCACAGTTTTATACATCTGAGCATCCATTCCG TTGTTATGACACACAGAAGGACACATTAACTTTTACCAAGGTTGATAAATTTCATcaagataaaatatattatcATGGATGCCTCAAATCCTTTCTTCAAATAACCAAGTGGAAAGGCCCGGAG GTGATATATTTTGGAGATCACCTATTTAGCGACTTAAGAGGGCCCTCAAAGGCAGGTTGGCGCACCGCCGCCATTATACATGAACTGGAG AATGAAATACAAATACAAAATGAAGATACCTACCGCTTTGAGCAG GCAAAGTTTCATATAATACAGGAGCTACTCGGTAAGTTGCATGCAACTGCAGCTAATAGTCTGAGAACTGCAGCTTGCAATTCGCTTCTGGAAGAACTTAATGTGGAGAGACTAAAAGCACGcaacaagatgaagatgatgtttaACAGATCTTTTGGAGCTACATTCCTAACTAGCACAGGGCAAGAATCTGCTTTTGCTCATAACATTCACCAGTATGCAGATGTTTATACCAGTAAGCCAGAGAATTTTCTTCTCCATTCACCTGAAGCATGGCTTCATGTTCCGTTTGATGTCAAGATCATGCCTCATCATGTCAAG GTTGCGTCAAATTTGTTCAAAACTGGATGA